In Nisaea acidiphila, the DNA window CATCGGCTTCCTCCAGGAGTCGCTCCGCTGGTGGGACCAGTGGCTGAAGGGCATCGACCGGGGCGTCGAGGCCGATCCGATGTTCCGAGTCTATATGCAGGCCTCCGTCCCGCCGAAGGCCGCCTATGAGACCCGGGACGGCCGCTGGTGCGCCGAGCCCGCCTGGCCCTCGCCGAACGTCTCTCGACGTCATTTCCATCTGGGCGATGGTGCGCTGTCCGAGGCTGGCGTCCCGACGGGAGAGGCTGTCATCCGTTCTCCGGAGACCGTAGGGCAGGCCGGCGGCGAATATTGCATGATCTGGCTCGGTCCCGAGGGACCGACGGACCAGCGGATCGACGATGCCGGCTCCGTCTGCTTCGATACCGTGCCTCTCGAGGGCCCATTCGAAATCCTCGGCGCGGCCGAACTCGATCTGGAACTGGCGAGCGACCAGCCGGTGGCCCACCTGATCGGGCGCCTGAACGACGTCGCGCCGGACGGTACCTCGACCCGGATCACCTACGGGGTCCTGAACCTGACGCACCGGAAGAGCCACGAGCGCCCCGAGGAGCTTGAGCCCGGCCGCAGCTACAGGATCCGGCTCAAGCTGGACGATGTCGCCTATGCAGTTCCGAAAGGGCACCGGATCCGCCTCGCGCTTTCGACCAGCTACTGGCCGATGATCTGGCCGGCGCCGGAAGCGGCGACTCTGACGCTGAAGACGGGCCCGAGCGTGCTCAATCTGCCGGAGCGCAATGCCGAAGAGAACGCCGCGCCTTATGAGCCTTTTGAGGAAGCCGAGGCGGCACCGCCGCTTGAGAAAGAGATCCTGCGCCCGGCCAGGAACACCCGCACGGTGACGACGGATATCGAGAGCGGAAGGCAGAAGATCGAGATCTTCGACGATTTCGGCCGCGACCGGATCGTCGAGCTCGACCTCACCACGGGGCACATCGCCCGCGAGACCTATAGCATCCAGCCCGGAGACCCGCTCAGCGCGCGCATGGAGACCCACTGGAGCCAGGAACTTTCCCGCGGTGACTGGGACGTGGCGACCGAAACCTATTGCACGCTCACGGGAGACGCGACGCATTTCCATGTCACGGGGCGGATCGAGGCCTATGAGGCTGGAAAGCTGATCTTCGCAAAGGATTTCGACGAATCGGTCCCGAGGAACTTCCTCTAGGCTCCGGTCATTCCGCCGGGCTCACCCGGATGTCGCGGAAGAACTGCTTGCTGAGGGCGCGCAGGCGGCCGCTGAGATCGCTCATGATCTCGGCCGTCGCATCGACCTCGCGGGCAACCTCCTCGCTGCGTCCGGTCGCTTCCGCGAGGCTCGCGAGCCCGCT includes these proteins:
- a CDS encoding CocE/NonD family hydrolase, producing MKIVGQFPHQVREIENTWITLSDGCRLAARIWLPEGAENAPVPAILEYLPYRKRDGTSVRDALTHPYFAGHGYAAVRVDMRGNGESDGIMEDEYLPQEQDDCLEVIDWLVKQPWCSGAVGMIGISWGGFNGLQVAFRQPEALKAVITLCSTDDRYADDIHYKGGAMLNENMGWSSTMLSYSSRPPDPALVGESWRETWLKRLEAEPLLIANWLKHQTRDAFWKHGSICEDYSKVAIPVLAVGGWSDAYSNAVPRMLEKLPGFRRGIVGPWLHKYPHFAVPGPAIGFLQESLRWWDQWLKGIDRGVEADPMFRVYMQASVPPKAAYETRDGRWCAEPAWPSPNVSRRHFHLGDGALSEAGVPTGEAVIRSPETVGQAGGEYCMIWLGPEGPTDQRIDDAGSVCFDTVPLEGPFEILGAAELDLELASDQPVAHLIGRLNDVAPDGTSTRITYGVLNLTHRKSHERPEELEPGRSYRIRLKLDDVAYAVPKGHRIRLALSTSYWPMIWPAPEAATLTLKTGPSVLNLPERNAEENAAPYEPFEEAEAAPPLEKEILRPARNTRTVTTDIESGRQKIEIFDDFGRDRIVELDLTTGHIARETYSIQPGDPLSARMETHWSQELSRGDWDVATETYCTLTGDATHFHVTGRIEAYEAGKLIFAKDFDESVPRNFL